Proteins encoded within one genomic window of Brassica rapa cultivar Chiifu-401-42 chromosome A09, CAAS_Brap_v3.01, whole genome shotgun sequence:
- the LOC103843279 gene encoding uncharacterized protein LOC103843279 isoform X1, with translation MMERTYGRRKPEIPPRTPSNSLNDIVSQPEYLSSSSSPDIEPFDYPLVPFFSQESSSTYREDYPGPVRREKRARNRREAFAMTSTLLEAQEFGELMEHEDEVNFALDGLRKGQQVRIRRASLSSLLAICASQHQRRSLRAQGISQSIIDAILNLSLDDIPSNLAAATLFFVLTADGQDEHFMESPKCIKFLIKLLKPVTVTSTQGKPPNIGFKLLSLLKDVDPARDAVKVNDPSSSVILSRVQELLVTCKEMRSVDSYTTETTRPELSTKWVALLTMERACLSKISFDDTSGSVKKTGGNFKEKLRELGGLDAVIEVVMDCHTVMERWMEYDALSVQDKKDNQHKQSLMLLLKCLKIMENATFLSIDNQSHLLGFKKCLGSRESRMSFTELTISVIKMLSGLHLRGGFSSSHSNNVNPHCSAGGILRADRRVNDEVVAISSDTCSSFGSISTRNESVSQRSHTIIDLDSQSSVSGNEPTTSTTRLGSTIPASFAGRLASLGSDIARSTSRTSQVGEPSCKRNGNFSFTEENEDPFAFDLEDSEPSKWALVSVKQKKSRAQKKKGCHKQSKDECCYQLHSSQEESSNHRVNSEEESSDKYYISPQESSSTNDIDEECLCLLSDCLLTAVKVLMNLTNDNAVGCRQVGGCRGLESMAELIARHFPSFTESPLFSEMEETERFHQKKDKHLTDQELDFLVAILGLLVNLVEKDGVNRSRLASASFAITKPEGLQESEPEMIPLLCSIFLTNQGSEDTKEETTSFTLDDEEAVLESEKEAEKMIVEAYSALLLAFLSTESSTSIRNSIRDYLPKRNLAILVPVLERFVAFHTTLNMIPPETHKAVMEVIESCKLP, from the exons ATGATGGAGAGAACGTACGGACGCCGCAAGCCGGAGATCCCGCCGAGAACCCCATCCAACTCTCTAAACGACATCGTTTCGCAGCCGGAGTATCTCTCCTCCTCTTCGTCCCCAGACATCGAACCTTTTGATTACCCACTCGTTCCTTTCTTCAGCCAAGAATCGTCGTCCACTTACCGAGAGGATTATCCGGGGCCCGTACGGAGGGAGAAAAGAGCGAGGAACCGTCGTGAGGCTTTTGCTATGACTTCCACGTTGCTAGAAGCGCAGGAGTTCGGGGAGCTGATGGAGCACGAGGACGAGGTTAACTTCGCGCTTGATGGGTTGCGGAAAGGGCAGCAGGTGAGGATCAGGAGAGCTAGCTTGTCGTCTTTGCTTGCGATTTGTGCTTCTCAGCACCAGCGTCGCTCGTTGAGAGCTCAGGG GATCTCTCAATCCATAATTGATGCGATATTGAATCTTAGCCTTGATGATATACCAAGCAATCTTGCCGCAGCCACCCTTTTCTTTGTGCTAACTGCTGAT GGTCAAGACGAGCACTTTATGGAGTCACCCAAGTGCATCAAGTTTCTGATTAAGTTGTTGAAACCCGTGACTGTTACTAGCACCCAAGGGAAGCCGCCGAATATTGGATTTAAGCTCTTATCATTACTTAAGGATGTTGATCCAGCACGGGATGCAGTGAAAGTGAATGATCCGAGCTCTAGTGTTATACTTTCAAGAGTTCAGGAACTTCTTGTTACTTGCAAGGAGATGAGATCTGTTGATAGCTATACAACTGAAACAACGAGACCTGAACTGAGTACGAAATGGGTAGCTTTGTTGACTATGGAGAGGGCGTGCTTATCCAAAATTTCTTTTGATG ATACTTCTGGTTCTGTGAAAAAGACCGGAGGGAATTTCAAGGAGAAACTGCGAGAACTAGGAGGACTTGATGCAGTCATTGAGGTTGTTATGGACTGCCACACTGTTATGGAG CGCTGGATGGAATATGACGCACTCTCCGTCCAGGATAAGAAAGATAACCAGCATAAGCAGAGTCTAATGTTGCTCTTGAAATGTCTGAAAATCATGGAGAATGCTACATTCCTCAGCATAGACAACCAG AGTCATTTGCTCGGATTCAAGAAATGTTTGGGTTCTCGTGAATCCCGAATGTCTTTCACAGAGCTCACGATAAGTGTCATTAAGATGCTTTCAG GTCTTCACCTGCGTGGAGGGTTTTCAAGTTCTCACAGTAACAATGTAAATCCTCACTGTTCAGCTGGTGGTATATTGAGAGCTGATCGTAGAG TGAACGATGAGGTCGTGGCAATCAGTTCAGATACATGCTCAAGTTTTGGCTCTATCTCCACGAGGAATGAAAGCGTATCCCAGAGAAGCCATACCATAATCGATTTAGATTCTCAATCAAGTGTTTCAGGAAATGAGCCCACTACGTCAACGACAAGACTCGGTTCCACCATCCCTGCTTCGTTTGCAGGCAGATTGGCGTCATTAGGTAGTGACATTGCCAGAAGTACATCAAGGACTAGTCAAGTTGGAGAACCAAGTTGTAAAAGAAACGGAAACTTTTCATTCACAGAGGAAAACGAAGATCCTTTTGCGTTTGATTTGGAGGATTCTGAACCTTCCAAGTGGGCATTAGTATCTGTAAAGCAAAAGAAATCCAGAGCTCAAAAGAAGAAAGGATGTCACAAACAAAGTAAAGATGAATGTTGTTATCAGCTGCACTCAAGCCAAGAGGAATCATCAAACCATAGGGTAAATTCCGAGGAAGAATCAAGTGACAAATACTATATATCTCCGCAAGAATCTTCTTCTACAAATGACATCGATGAAGAATGTCTATGTCTTTTATCTGATTGCCTTCTAACAGCTGTTAAG GTTTTGATGAACTTAACAAATGATAATGCTGTGGGTTGTCGGCAAGTTGGTGGGTGCAGAGGGCTGGAAAGCATGGCTGAATTAATTGCCAGACATTTTCCGTCTTTCACCGAATCACCGCTTTTCAGTGAGATGGAAGAAACTGAACGTTTCCATCAGAAGAAAGACAAACATCTTACAGATCAGGAGTTAGATTTTCTCGTTGCCATCTTGGGTTTGTTGGTTAATTTGGTTGAGAAAGACGGCGTGAACAG ATCACGGCTTGCTTCAGCGAGTTTTGCTATTACAAAACCAGAAGGGTTGCAAGAGAGTGAACCGGAGATGATTCCTTTGTTATGTTCAATCTTTCTCACCAATCAAGGATCAGAAGacaccaaagaagaaacaaCTTCTTTCACCTTA gatgatgaagaagctgtTTTAGAAAGTGAAAAGGAAGCGGAGAAGATGATTGTGGAGGCATACTCTGCTCTACTACTCGCGTTTCTTTCAACTGAAAG CAGTACAAGTATACGCAACTCCATCAGAGACTATCTCCCCAAACGCAATCTAGCTATTCTTGTACCGGTCTTGGAGAGATTTGTG GCATTTCACACGACTCTGAACATGATCCCTCCGGAGACACATAAAGCAGTGATGGAAGTGATTGAATCCTGCAAATTACCGTAA
- the LOC103843279 gene encoding wings apart-like protein homolog isoform X2, whose product MMERTYGRRKPEIPPRTPSNSLNDIVSQPEYLSSSSSPDIEPFDYPLVPFFSQESSSTYREDYPGPVRREKRARNRREAFAMTSTLLEAQEFGELMEHEDEVNFALDGLRKGQQVRIRRASLSSLLAICASQHQRRSLRAQGISQSIIDAILNLSLDDIPSNLAAATLFFVLTADGQDEHFMESPKCIKFLIKLLKPVTVTSTQGKPPNIGFKLLSLLKDVDPARDAVKVNDPSSSVILSRVQELLVTCKEMRSVDSYTTETTRPELSTKWVALLTMERACLSKISFDDTSGSVKKTGGNFKEKLRELGGLDAVIEVVMDCHTVMERWMEYDALSVQDKKDNQHKQSLMLLLKCLKIMENATFLSIDNQSHLLGFKKCLGSRESRMSFTELTISVIKMLSGLHLRGGFSSSHSNNVNPHCSAGGILRADRRVNDEVVAISSDTCSSFGSISTRNESVSQRSHTIIDLDSQSSVSGNEPTTSTTRLGSTIPASFAGRLASLGSDIARSTSRTSQVGEPSCKRNGNFSFTEENEDPFAFDLEDSEPSKWALVSVKQKKSRAQKKKGCHKQSKDECCYQLHSSQEESSNHRVNSEEESSDKYYISPQESSSTNDIDEECLCLLSDCLLTAVKVLMNLTNDNAVGCRQVGGCRGLESMAELIARHFPSFTESPLFSEMEETERFHQKKDKHLTDQELDFLVAILGLLVNLVEKDGVNRSRLASASFAITKPEGLQESEPEMIPLLCSIFLTNQGSEDTKEETTSFTLDDEEAVLESEKEAEKMIVEAYSALLLAFLSTESTSIRNSIRDYLPKRNLAILVPVLERFVAFHTTLNMIPPETHKAVMEVIESCKLP is encoded by the exons ATGATGGAGAGAACGTACGGACGCCGCAAGCCGGAGATCCCGCCGAGAACCCCATCCAACTCTCTAAACGACATCGTTTCGCAGCCGGAGTATCTCTCCTCCTCTTCGTCCCCAGACATCGAACCTTTTGATTACCCACTCGTTCCTTTCTTCAGCCAAGAATCGTCGTCCACTTACCGAGAGGATTATCCGGGGCCCGTACGGAGGGAGAAAAGAGCGAGGAACCGTCGTGAGGCTTTTGCTATGACTTCCACGTTGCTAGAAGCGCAGGAGTTCGGGGAGCTGATGGAGCACGAGGACGAGGTTAACTTCGCGCTTGATGGGTTGCGGAAAGGGCAGCAGGTGAGGATCAGGAGAGCTAGCTTGTCGTCTTTGCTTGCGATTTGTGCTTCTCAGCACCAGCGTCGCTCGTTGAGAGCTCAGGG GATCTCTCAATCCATAATTGATGCGATATTGAATCTTAGCCTTGATGATATACCAAGCAATCTTGCCGCAGCCACCCTTTTCTTTGTGCTAACTGCTGAT GGTCAAGACGAGCACTTTATGGAGTCACCCAAGTGCATCAAGTTTCTGATTAAGTTGTTGAAACCCGTGACTGTTACTAGCACCCAAGGGAAGCCGCCGAATATTGGATTTAAGCTCTTATCATTACTTAAGGATGTTGATCCAGCACGGGATGCAGTGAAAGTGAATGATCCGAGCTCTAGTGTTATACTTTCAAGAGTTCAGGAACTTCTTGTTACTTGCAAGGAGATGAGATCTGTTGATAGCTATACAACTGAAACAACGAGACCTGAACTGAGTACGAAATGGGTAGCTTTGTTGACTATGGAGAGGGCGTGCTTATCCAAAATTTCTTTTGATG ATACTTCTGGTTCTGTGAAAAAGACCGGAGGGAATTTCAAGGAGAAACTGCGAGAACTAGGAGGACTTGATGCAGTCATTGAGGTTGTTATGGACTGCCACACTGTTATGGAG CGCTGGATGGAATATGACGCACTCTCCGTCCAGGATAAGAAAGATAACCAGCATAAGCAGAGTCTAATGTTGCTCTTGAAATGTCTGAAAATCATGGAGAATGCTACATTCCTCAGCATAGACAACCAG AGTCATTTGCTCGGATTCAAGAAATGTTTGGGTTCTCGTGAATCCCGAATGTCTTTCACAGAGCTCACGATAAGTGTCATTAAGATGCTTTCAG GTCTTCACCTGCGTGGAGGGTTTTCAAGTTCTCACAGTAACAATGTAAATCCTCACTGTTCAGCTGGTGGTATATTGAGAGCTGATCGTAGAG TGAACGATGAGGTCGTGGCAATCAGTTCAGATACATGCTCAAGTTTTGGCTCTATCTCCACGAGGAATGAAAGCGTATCCCAGAGAAGCCATACCATAATCGATTTAGATTCTCAATCAAGTGTTTCAGGAAATGAGCCCACTACGTCAACGACAAGACTCGGTTCCACCATCCCTGCTTCGTTTGCAGGCAGATTGGCGTCATTAGGTAGTGACATTGCCAGAAGTACATCAAGGACTAGTCAAGTTGGAGAACCAAGTTGTAAAAGAAACGGAAACTTTTCATTCACAGAGGAAAACGAAGATCCTTTTGCGTTTGATTTGGAGGATTCTGAACCTTCCAAGTGGGCATTAGTATCTGTAAAGCAAAAGAAATCCAGAGCTCAAAAGAAGAAAGGATGTCACAAACAAAGTAAAGATGAATGTTGTTATCAGCTGCACTCAAGCCAAGAGGAATCATCAAACCATAGGGTAAATTCCGAGGAAGAATCAAGTGACAAATACTATATATCTCCGCAAGAATCTTCTTCTACAAATGACATCGATGAAGAATGTCTATGTCTTTTATCTGATTGCCTTCTAACAGCTGTTAAG GTTTTGATGAACTTAACAAATGATAATGCTGTGGGTTGTCGGCAAGTTGGTGGGTGCAGAGGGCTGGAAAGCATGGCTGAATTAATTGCCAGACATTTTCCGTCTTTCACCGAATCACCGCTTTTCAGTGAGATGGAAGAAACTGAACGTTTCCATCAGAAGAAAGACAAACATCTTACAGATCAGGAGTTAGATTTTCTCGTTGCCATCTTGGGTTTGTTGGTTAATTTGGTTGAGAAAGACGGCGTGAACAG ATCACGGCTTGCTTCAGCGAGTTTTGCTATTACAAAACCAGAAGGGTTGCAAGAGAGTGAACCGGAGATGATTCCTTTGTTATGTTCAATCTTTCTCACCAATCAAGGATCAGAAGacaccaaagaagaaacaaCTTCTTTCACCTTA gatgatgaagaagctgtTTTAGAAAGTGAAAAGGAAGCGGAGAAGATGATTGTGGAGGCATACTCTGCTCTACTACTCGCGTTTCTTTCAACTGAAAG TACAAGTATACGCAACTCCATCAGAGACTATCTCCCCAAACGCAATCTAGCTATTCTTGTACCGGTCTTGGAGAGATTTGTG GCATTTCACACGACTCTGAACATGATCCCTCCGGAGACACATAAAGCAGTGATGGAAGTGATTGAATCCTGCAAATTACCGTAA
- the LOC103843277 gene encoding uncharacterized protein At4g04980-like isoform X1, with the protein MSVRTHKVEPVKGQALLTSSKTKQDVKPSLVSPPSSIMASRSPSLNQKTSRRVASLVEDIENANIETTNISSSSCDTSKWNGNFNHMLELRRKIITFRGIIDLPPLTGYRSITNMVMRTMEDLHKLCPEIVESSCLLDIRHADTDKQQLLDQFYNTLKSIGDSWIDDHEWIAKSKYRNSNSLGKNLSDGLGEECSQQVTSLLRRRLTCCRIEKLGKVLAALDGLITGSNEMLNMTEINIEEKKPKVNTPSQSKTPSKRASLPSESFTKQPITPRTVLHPSSKVRDIKISASNLPRHMRMQALVVLIPINVKKLTIKKRMCQKEAQSNDGDGDNESVKKKQKSETERIEKMEKANEATPEDKSYSKVSEESETVPESLALTPPLPGNAALPSLQPLPMTAERGQAAPPKPPGVATPLPPPPLLKAPGKGSGSPPPPPPRLGAKKATGKLKRSTKLGELYRFLKAKIEGKDPKPRSRGVGGGGSKGVGGKQGMADALAEIKKKSPYFQQIEADVKMYMKAINELKAEISSFKSKDMTELQRFHLYIESVLEKLTDERQVLARCEGFPEDKLDAIRMASALHSKLQGMINELKNWKIESPANLLFDKTERYFSKIRREIETLDQIKAEDEKTFKRHNIPFDYSILTRIKESMVDISSGCIELALKEKREAKIASHTADSRKAKSSMIKNKTLGFAKTLWKAFHFAYKVYIFAGGHDDRADKLTRELGSEIELVLKNQ; encoded by the exons ATGAGTGTGAGAACCCATAAAGTTGAG CCTGTAAAAGGGCAAGCATTACTTACAAGTAGTAAGACCAAACAAGATGTTAAACCTTCCTTGGTTTCTCCACCATCATCGATCATGGCGTCTAGATCTCCATCCCTTAACCAAAAAACATCAAGACGTGTTGCTTCGTTGGTTGAAGATATAGAAAATGCTAACATAGAAACAACAAACATCTCAAGTTCGAGCTGCGATACTAGCAAATGGAACGGAAATTTCAATCACATGCTCGAGCTTCGAAGGAAGATTATCACATTTAGGGGCATCATTGACCTTCCGCCTCTCACCGGTTATCGTTCCATAACCAAT ATGGTGATGCGTACCATGGAAGATCTTCACAAGCTTTGTCCTGAGATTGTTGAGAGTTCGTGTCTCCTGGATATAAGACATGCAGATACTGATAAG CAACAGTTGCTTGACCAATTTTACAACACTTTGAAATCAATTGGAGATTCATGGATCGATGACCACGAATGGATCGCCAAATCCAAGTACAGGAACAGTAATAGTCTTGGGAAGAATCTGTCCGATGGACTTG GTGAGGAGTGTAGTCAACAAGTAACTTCTTTGCTAAGGCGTCGACTGACATGTTGCCGGATCgaaaaat TGGGAAAAGTTTTAGCTGCATTAGATGGACTTATTACAGGGAGCAACGAGATGCTCAACATGACTGAGATCAACATTGAGGAAAAGAAGCCAAAGGTTAATACTCCTTCTCAGAGTAAAACACCTAGCAAGCGAGCCTCATTGCCATCAGAATCATTCACTAAGCAACCGATCACACCAAGAACGGTGCTGCATCCATCTAGTAAAGTTAGAGACATTAAAATCTCTGCTTCAAATCTTCCAAGACATATGAGAATGCAAGCGCTTGTAGTACTGATTCCCATCAATGTGAAGAAACTCACTATCAAAAAGAGGATGTGCCAGAAAGAAGCTCAGAGcaatgatggtgatggtgataATGAGAGTGTaaagaagaaacagaagagTGAAACAGAGAGGATAGAGAAGATGGAGAAAGCAAATGAAGCAACCCCTGAGGATAAAAGCTACTCAAAAGTTTCAGAGGAATCTGAAACTGTTCCGGAATCTTTGGCTCTAACTCCTCCACTTCCAGGGAATGCTGCACTACCGTCACTTCAACCACTTCCAATGACTGCTGAAAGAGGACAAGCTGCACCTCCTAAACCTCCAGGGGTTGCAACACCActgccaccaccaccacttttAAAGGCTCCAGGAAAAGGATCAGGgtctccaccacctccaccacctCGCTTGGGAGCCAAGAAAGCAACTGGTAAACTGAAGAGATCAACCAAACTAGGGGAACTCTACAGATTCCTCAAGGCGAAAATCGAAGGTAAGGATCCAAAACCAAGATCACGTGgagtaggaggaggaggaagcaaaGGCGTTGGTGGAAAGCAAGGAATGGCTGATGCTCTTGCTGAgataaaaaagaa GTCACCTTATTTTCAGCAAATAGAAGCAGATGTGAAAATGTATATGAAAGCAATCAATGAGCTTAAAGCAGAGATCTCCAGTTTCAAGAGTAAGGACATGACTGAGCTTCAGAGATTCCACTTGTACATAGAATCAGTTCTTGAGAAACTAACAGATGAAAGACAG GTTCTAGCCAGATGTGAAGGGTTCCCGGAGGATAAACTTGATGCTATAAGAATGGCTTCTGCGTTGCACTCAAAGCTGCAGGGTATGATCAACGAGCTCAAGAACTGGAAGATTGAGTCTCCTGCGAACCTACTCTTTGACAAGACTGAACGTTACTTTTCAAAG ATCAGAAGAGAGATTGAGACTCTAGACCAGATCAAAGCAGAAGATGAAAAGACGTTCAAGAGACATAACATCCCTTTCGACTACAGTATCCTTACTCGGATCAAAGAATCAATGGTTGATATCTCATCAGGTTGCATTGAACTTGCGTTAAAG GAAAAAAGAGAAGCAAAGATCGCATCGCATACTGCAGACTCACGCAAGGCAAAGAGTAGCATGATCAAGAATAAGACTCTAGGATTTGCTAAAACGTTGTGGAAAGCATTTCATTTTGCATACAAAGTTTACATATTTGCTGGTGGACATGACGACCGAGCTGATAAGCTTACTAGAGAGTTGGGTAGTGAGATTGAATTAGTCCTCAAAAACCAATGA
- the LOC103843277 gene encoding uncharacterized protein At4g04980-like isoform X2, giving the protein MSVRTHKVEPVKGQALLTSSKTKQDVKPSLVSPPSSIMASRSPSLNQKTSRRVASLVEDIENANIETTNISSSSCDTSKWNGNFNHMLELRRKIITFRGIIDLPPLTGYRSITNMVMRTMEDLHKLCPEIVESSCLLDIRHADTDKLLDQFYNTLKSIGDSWIDDHEWIAKSKYRNSNSLGKNLSDGLGEECSQQVTSLLRRRLTCCRIEKLGKVLAALDGLITGSNEMLNMTEINIEEKKPKVNTPSQSKTPSKRASLPSESFTKQPITPRTVLHPSSKVRDIKISASNLPRHMRMQALVVLIPINVKKLTIKKRMCQKEAQSNDGDGDNESVKKKQKSETERIEKMEKANEATPEDKSYSKVSEESETVPESLALTPPLPGNAALPSLQPLPMTAERGQAAPPKPPGVATPLPPPPLLKAPGKGSGSPPPPPPRLGAKKATGKLKRSTKLGELYRFLKAKIEGKDPKPRSRGVGGGGSKGVGGKQGMADALAEIKKKSPYFQQIEADVKMYMKAINELKAEISSFKSKDMTELQRFHLYIESVLEKLTDERQVLARCEGFPEDKLDAIRMASALHSKLQGMINELKNWKIESPANLLFDKTERYFSKIRREIETLDQIKAEDEKTFKRHNIPFDYSILTRIKESMVDISSGCIELALKEKREAKIASHTADSRKAKSSMIKNKTLGFAKTLWKAFHFAYKVYIFAGGHDDRADKLTRELGSEIELVLKNQ; this is encoded by the exons ATGAGTGTGAGAACCCATAAAGTTGAG CCTGTAAAAGGGCAAGCATTACTTACAAGTAGTAAGACCAAACAAGATGTTAAACCTTCCTTGGTTTCTCCACCATCATCGATCATGGCGTCTAGATCTCCATCCCTTAACCAAAAAACATCAAGACGTGTTGCTTCGTTGGTTGAAGATATAGAAAATGCTAACATAGAAACAACAAACATCTCAAGTTCGAGCTGCGATACTAGCAAATGGAACGGAAATTTCAATCACATGCTCGAGCTTCGAAGGAAGATTATCACATTTAGGGGCATCATTGACCTTCCGCCTCTCACCGGTTATCGTTCCATAACCAAT ATGGTGATGCGTACCATGGAAGATCTTCACAAGCTTTGTCCTGAGATTGTTGAGAGTTCGTGTCTCCTGGATATAAGACATGCAGATACTGATAAG TTGCTTGACCAATTTTACAACACTTTGAAATCAATTGGAGATTCATGGATCGATGACCACGAATGGATCGCCAAATCCAAGTACAGGAACAGTAATAGTCTTGGGAAGAATCTGTCCGATGGACTTG GTGAGGAGTGTAGTCAACAAGTAACTTCTTTGCTAAGGCGTCGACTGACATGTTGCCGGATCgaaaaat TGGGAAAAGTTTTAGCTGCATTAGATGGACTTATTACAGGGAGCAACGAGATGCTCAACATGACTGAGATCAACATTGAGGAAAAGAAGCCAAAGGTTAATACTCCTTCTCAGAGTAAAACACCTAGCAAGCGAGCCTCATTGCCATCAGAATCATTCACTAAGCAACCGATCACACCAAGAACGGTGCTGCATCCATCTAGTAAAGTTAGAGACATTAAAATCTCTGCTTCAAATCTTCCAAGACATATGAGAATGCAAGCGCTTGTAGTACTGATTCCCATCAATGTGAAGAAACTCACTATCAAAAAGAGGATGTGCCAGAAAGAAGCTCAGAGcaatgatggtgatggtgataATGAGAGTGTaaagaagaaacagaagagTGAAACAGAGAGGATAGAGAAGATGGAGAAAGCAAATGAAGCAACCCCTGAGGATAAAAGCTACTCAAAAGTTTCAGAGGAATCTGAAACTGTTCCGGAATCTTTGGCTCTAACTCCTCCACTTCCAGGGAATGCTGCACTACCGTCACTTCAACCACTTCCAATGACTGCTGAAAGAGGACAAGCTGCACCTCCTAAACCTCCAGGGGTTGCAACACCActgccaccaccaccacttttAAAGGCTCCAGGAAAAGGATCAGGgtctccaccacctccaccacctCGCTTGGGAGCCAAGAAAGCAACTGGTAAACTGAAGAGATCAACCAAACTAGGGGAACTCTACAGATTCCTCAAGGCGAAAATCGAAGGTAAGGATCCAAAACCAAGATCACGTGgagtaggaggaggaggaagcaaaGGCGTTGGTGGAAAGCAAGGAATGGCTGATGCTCTTGCTGAgataaaaaagaa GTCACCTTATTTTCAGCAAATAGAAGCAGATGTGAAAATGTATATGAAAGCAATCAATGAGCTTAAAGCAGAGATCTCCAGTTTCAAGAGTAAGGACATGACTGAGCTTCAGAGATTCCACTTGTACATAGAATCAGTTCTTGAGAAACTAACAGATGAAAGACAG GTTCTAGCCAGATGTGAAGGGTTCCCGGAGGATAAACTTGATGCTATAAGAATGGCTTCTGCGTTGCACTCAAAGCTGCAGGGTATGATCAACGAGCTCAAGAACTGGAAGATTGAGTCTCCTGCGAACCTACTCTTTGACAAGACTGAACGTTACTTTTCAAAG ATCAGAAGAGAGATTGAGACTCTAGACCAGATCAAAGCAGAAGATGAAAAGACGTTCAAGAGACATAACATCCCTTTCGACTACAGTATCCTTACTCGGATCAAAGAATCAATGGTTGATATCTCATCAGGTTGCATTGAACTTGCGTTAAAG GAAAAAAGAGAAGCAAAGATCGCATCGCATACTGCAGACTCACGCAAGGCAAAGAGTAGCATGATCAAGAATAAGACTCTAGGATTTGCTAAAACGTTGTGGAAAGCATTTCATTTTGCATACAAAGTTTACATATTTGCTGGTGGACATGACGACCGAGCTGATAAGCTTACTAGAGAGTTGGGTAGTGAGATTGAATTAGTCCTCAAAAACCAATGA
- the LOC103843280 gene encoding uncharacterized protein LOC103843280 — MGCCVSFPTADQKDDSISGKSTSPPPSVVEEETVVKEVLSETTLVTDNTTSNKIPEGKEKKPGAVNVAPDPGLTENGLVEPEKGSEVSEICSLSESLLSIVNECNEEEAKQRKLQGVRQRSPEKSRNRVMVHNYPTRITDMSPRKRNAEGGGEEEAGSVRLVPSGTGQRDPNKRSGRRRSRSVMIGPTRDHYCTDSGRANLSLGRVRPEPNKNGSDHHQWLSCGAAGDNEVSTPIDSFENSLVTLESFIFL; from the coding sequence ATGGGTTGTTGCGTCAGCTTCCCCACCGCCGACCAGAAAGATGATTCCATCTCCGGCAAGAGCACATCACCGCCTCCATCCGTCGTTGAAGAAGAGACAGTAGTCAAAGAAGTCTTGTCTGAAACCACATTGGTAACTGACAACACGACGTCGAACAAGATTCCAGAAGGCAAGGAGAAGAAACCCGGAGCTGTCAACGTAGCTCCAGACCCTGGTTTAACGGAGAACGGTTTGGTTGAACCGGAGAAAGGATCAGAAGTTTCAGAAATTTGCAGTTTGAGCGAGAGCCTGCTTTCTATCGTGAATGAGTGCAATGAGGAGGAAGCGAAACAGAGGAAACTGCAAGGAGTGAGACAAAGATCCCCGGAGAAATCTCGGAACCGGGTCATGGTTCATAATTACCCAACCCGGATAACCGATATGTCGCCCCGTAAGAGAAACGcggaaggaggaggagaagaagaagctggcTCGGTGAGGCTGGTGCCTTCGGGTACGGGTCAGAGAGACCCGAATAAAAGATCCGGGAGGAGAAGGTCCAGGTCAGTCATGATAGGTCCGACTCGGGATCATTATTGTACGGACAGTGGCAGAGCAAATCTGTCTCTGGGTCGGGTGAGACCTGAGCCTAATAAGAACGGGTCGGATCATCATCAGTGGCTGAGTTGCGGTGCAGCTGGAGATAATGAAGTATCTACCCCTATCGACTCATTTGAGAACTCTCTTGTCACATTAGAGAGTTTCATCTTTCTTTGA